The following are encoded together in the Chanodichthys erythropterus isolate Z2021 chromosome 16, ASM2448905v1, whole genome shotgun sequence genome:
- the mllt1b gene encoding MLLT1 super elongation complex subunit b isoform X3 yields MENMCTVQVKLELGHRAQLRKKVTNEGFTHDWMVFVRGPEACDIQHFVERVVFRLHESFPKPKRVCKEPPYKVEESGYAGFLMPIEVYFKNKEEPKKVCFNYDLFLNLEGNPPVNHLRCEKLTFNNPTHEFRRKLVKAGGAIVVPEGAEMMPRPSPDYPMLPTIPLSAFSDPKKIKSSHAVKESSKDGGSGSSKGLKAHKVTKEHRERTRKDSESKATSRESDREGSKSSRDQSSSSFSKKAPDGRGKDEGKPVPKAAFKEPKLTVRESKMDGMSPKGGGAVTGGGGQLDTRTPSKRPSSAMESPKLSTKKQKRMGSEGMKGPVSGGYSSNSPRITSTTPSTYPEKKTPKDKVHWPKMKPEAQEVKRQPDSDESNSEDEASSKSEQSAPSSPSSSSSSSSSDSDFEPSQKQGQGPLRSMVEDMHSEGSDDDSSSEVETPMKSTPPNQDSRLSMDSESDGNEESRPPSQEAPSPLPKLSAANLKMLGKKSPDSCTREKMLKRGYDKAYTEELVDLHRRLMALRERNILQQIVNLIEKTGHFNITNTTFDFDLFSLDESTVRKLQSYLEATST; encoded by the exons ATGGAGAACATG TGCACTGTGCAGGTGAAACTGGAGCTGGGACACAGAGCCCAGTTAAGGAAGAAAGTCACTAATGAGGGCTTCACACATGACTGGATGGTGTTTGTTCGGGGCCCAGAGGCATGTGACATCCAGCACTTTGTGGAGAGAGTTGTCTTCCGCCTTCACGAAAGCTTCCCAAAACCTAAGAGAG tttgTAAAGAGCCCCCCTATAAAGTGGAAGAGTCTGGCTATGCTGGTTTCCTCATGCCCATAGAGGTCTATTTCAAAAACAAG GAGGAGCCTAAAAAGGTGTGCTTTAATTATGATCTTTTCTTGAACCTGGAGGGCAACCCACCTGTCAACCACCTGCGCTGTGAGAAGCTTACGTTTAATAACCCCACACACGAGTTTCGACGCAAGCTGGTCAAGGCCGGTGGG GCTATAGTTGTTCCTGAGGGAGCAGAGATGATGCCAAGGCCCAGTCCAGATTATCCAATGCTGCCGACTATTCCACTTTCTGCCTTCTCAGACCCCAAGAAGATCAAGTCCTCTCATGCAGTAAAG GAGTCAAGTAAAGATGGAGGAAGTGGGAGCAGCAAAGGCCTTAAAGCCCATAAGGTAACCAAAGAGCACAGAGAGCGCACGCGAAAGGACTCTGAGAGCAAGGCCACGTCCCGAGAGAGCGATCGTGAGGGCAGCAAGTCCTCACGAGACCAATCGTCATCCTCTTTTTCAAAGAAAGCCCCGGATGGTAGAGGAAAAGACGAGGGGAAACCTGTACCCAAAGCAGCCTTCAAAGAGCCCAAACTTACGGTCAGAGAGTCTAAGATGGATGGCATGTCTCCAAAAGGTGGTGGAGCAGTGACGGGTGGAGGGGGTCAGTTAGACACTCGAACCCCGAGCAAGCGGCCGTCATCTGCCATGGAGTCCCCGAAGCTAAGTACCAAGAAACAGAAGAGAATGGGCTCCGAGGGCATGAAGGGGCCTGTGAGCGGAGGCTACAGCAGCAACTCTCCCCGTATTACCTCAACAACACCCTCCACATACCCTGAGAAGAAAACCCCTAAAGATAAAGTCCACTGGCCCAAGATGAAACCAGAGGCGCAGGAAGTGAAAAGGCAGCCCGACTCTGATGAATCCAACTCTGAGGATGAAGCCTCTTCCAAATCAGAG CAGTCGGCTCCATCCAGTCCATCAAGTTCCAGCTCGAGCTCCAGCTCTGATTCTGACTTTGAGCCATCGCAGAAGCAAGGCCAAG GGCCGCTTCGTTCTATGGTAGAGGATATGCACTCTGAAGGCTCTGACGATGACAGCAGCTCTGAGGTTGAGACGCCAATGAAATCAACTCCACCCAATCAGGACTCTCG TTTAAGCATGGACAGTGAGAGTGATGGCAATGAGGAGTCCCGTCCTCCCAGCCAGGAAGCCCCCTCACCTCTACCCAAACTGAGCGCAGCAAACCTCAAG ATGTTAGGAAAAAAGAGCCCAGACTCTTGCACCCGTGAGAAGATGCTCAAGAGGGGATACGACAAG GCTTATACAGAAGAGCTTGTGGACCTCCATCGCAGGCTGATGGCTCTGAGAGAGAGGAATATTTTACAGCAG ATTGTAAACCTCATTGAGAAGACTGGCCATTTCAACATCACCAATACAACCTTTGACTTTGACCTGTTCTCCTTGGATGAATCAACTGTGCGTAAACTCCAGAGCTACCTGGAAGCCACGTCCACATGA
- the mllt1b gene encoding MLLT1 super elongation complex subunit b isoform X5, protein MEEPKKVCFNYDLFLNLEGNPPVNHLRCEKLTFNNPTHEFRRKLVKAGGAIVVPEGAEMMPRPSPDYPMLPTIPLSAFSDPKKIKSSHAVKESSKDGGSGSSKGLKAHKVTKEHRERTRKDSESKATSRESDREGSKSSRDQSSSSFSKKAPDGRGKDEGKPVPKAAFKEPKLTVRESKMDGMSPKGGGAVTGGGGQLDTRTPSKRPSSAMESPKLSTKKQKRMGSEGMKGPVSGGYSSNSPRITSTTPSTYPEKKTPKDKVHWPKMKPEAQEVKRQPDSDESNSEDEASSKSEQSAPSSPSSSSSSSSSDSDFEPSQKQGQGPLRSMVEDMHSEGSDDDSSSEVETPMKSTPPNQDSRLSMDSESDGNEESRPPSQEAPSPLPKLSAANLKMLGKKSPDSCTREKMLKRGYDKVGRAYTEELVDLHRRLMALRERNILQQIVNLIEKTGHFNITNTTFDFDLFSLDESTVRKLQSYLEATST, encoded by the exons ATG GAGGAGCCTAAAAAGGTGTGCTTTAATTATGATCTTTTCTTGAACCTGGAGGGCAACCCACCTGTCAACCACCTGCGCTGTGAGAAGCTTACGTTTAATAACCCCACACACGAGTTTCGACGCAAGCTGGTCAAGGCCGGTGGG GCTATAGTTGTTCCTGAGGGAGCAGAGATGATGCCAAGGCCCAGTCCAGATTATCCAATGCTGCCGACTATTCCACTTTCTGCCTTCTCAGACCCCAAGAAGATCAAGTCCTCTCATGCAGTAAAG GAGTCAAGTAAAGATGGAGGAAGTGGGAGCAGCAAAGGCCTTAAAGCCCATAAGGTAACCAAAGAGCACAGAGAGCGCACGCGAAAGGACTCTGAGAGCAAGGCCACGTCCCGAGAGAGCGATCGTGAGGGCAGCAAGTCCTCACGAGACCAATCGTCATCCTCTTTTTCAAAGAAAGCCCCGGATGGTAGAGGAAAAGACGAGGGGAAACCTGTACCCAAAGCAGCCTTCAAAGAGCCCAAACTTACGGTCAGAGAGTCTAAGATGGATGGCATGTCTCCAAAAGGTGGTGGAGCAGTGACGGGTGGAGGGGGTCAGTTAGACACTCGAACCCCGAGCAAGCGGCCGTCATCTGCCATGGAGTCCCCGAAGCTAAGTACCAAGAAACAGAAGAGAATGGGCTCCGAGGGCATGAAGGGGCCTGTGAGCGGAGGCTACAGCAGCAACTCTCCCCGTATTACCTCAACAACACCCTCCACATACCCTGAGAAGAAAACCCCTAAAGATAAAGTCCACTGGCCCAAGATGAAACCAGAGGCGCAGGAAGTGAAAAGGCAGCCCGACTCTGATGAATCCAACTCTGAGGATGAAGCCTCTTCCAAATCAGAG CAGTCGGCTCCATCCAGTCCATCAAGTTCCAGCTCGAGCTCCAGCTCTGATTCTGACTTTGAGCCATCGCAGAAGCAAGGCCAAG GGCCGCTTCGTTCTATGGTAGAGGATATGCACTCTGAAGGCTCTGACGATGACAGCAGCTCTGAGGTTGAGACGCCAATGAAATCAACTCCACCCAATCAGGACTCTCG TTTAAGCATGGACAGTGAGAGTGATGGCAATGAGGAGTCCCGTCCTCCCAGCCAGGAAGCCCCCTCACCTCTACCCAAACTGAGCGCAGCAAACCTCAAG ATGTTAGGAAAAAAGAGCCCAGACTCTTGCACCCGTGAGAAGATGCTCAAGAGGGGATACGACAAGGTAGGAAGG GCTTATACAGAAGAGCTTGTGGACCTCCATCGCAGGCTGATGGCTCTGAGAGAGAGGAATATTTTACAGCAG ATTGTAAACCTCATTGAGAAGACTGGCCATTTCAACATCACCAATACAACCTTTGACTTTGACCTGTTCTCCTTGGATGAATCAACTGTGCGTAAACTCCAGAGCTACCTGGAAGCCACGTCCACATGA
- the mllt1b gene encoding MLLT1 super elongation complex subunit b isoform X2, whose amino-acid sequence MENMCTVQVKLELGHRAQLRKKVTNEGFTHDWMVFVRGPEACDIQHFVERVVFRLHESFPKPKRVCKEPPYKVEESGYAGFLMPIEVYFKNKEEPKKVCFNYDLFLNLEGNPPVNHLRCEKLTFNNPTHEFRRKLVKAGGAIVVPEGAEMMPRPSPDYPMLPTIPLSAFSDPKKIKSSHAVKESSKDGGSGSSKGLKAHKVTKEHRERTRKDSESKATSRESDREGSKSSRDQSSSSFSKKAPDGRGKDEGKPVPKAAFKEPKLTVRESKMDGMSPKGGGAVTGGGGQLDTRTPSKRPSSAMESPKLSTKKQKRMGSEGMKGPVSGGYSSNSPRITSTTPSTYPEKKTPKDKVHWPKMKPEAQEVKRQPDSDESNSEDEASSKSESAPSSPSSSSSSSSSDSDFEPSQKQGQGPLRSMVEDMHSEGSDDDSSSEVETPMKSTPPNQDSRLSMDSESDGNEESRPPSQEAPSPLPKLSAANLKMLGKKSPDSCTREKMLKRGYDKVGRAYTEELVDLHRRLMALRERNILQQIVNLIEKTGHFNITNTTFDFDLFSLDESTVRKLQSYLEATST is encoded by the exons ATGGAGAACATG TGCACTGTGCAGGTGAAACTGGAGCTGGGACACAGAGCCCAGTTAAGGAAGAAAGTCACTAATGAGGGCTTCACACATGACTGGATGGTGTTTGTTCGGGGCCCAGAGGCATGTGACATCCAGCACTTTGTGGAGAGAGTTGTCTTCCGCCTTCACGAAAGCTTCCCAAAACCTAAGAGAG tttgTAAAGAGCCCCCCTATAAAGTGGAAGAGTCTGGCTATGCTGGTTTCCTCATGCCCATAGAGGTCTATTTCAAAAACAAG GAGGAGCCTAAAAAGGTGTGCTTTAATTATGATCTTTTCTTGAACCTGGAGGGCAACCCACCTGTCAACCACCTGCGCTGTGAGAAGCTTACGTTTAATAACCCCACACACGAGTTTCGACGCAAGCTGGTCAAGGCCGGTGGG GCTATAGTTGTTCCTGAGGGAGCAGAGATGATGCCAAGGCCCAGTCCAGATTATCCAATGCTGCCGACTATTCCACTTTCTGCCTTCTCAGACCCCAAGAAGATCAAGTCCTCTCATGCAGTAAAG GAGTCAAGTAAAGATGGAGGAAGTGGGAGCAGCAAAGGCCTTAAAGCCCATAAGGTAACCAAAGAGCACAGAGAGCGCACGCGAAAGGACTCTGAGAGCAAGGCCACGTCCCGAGAGAGCGATCGTGAGGGCAGCAAGTCCTCACGAGACCAATCGTCATCCTCTTTTTCAAAGAAAGCCCCGGATGGTAGAGGAAAAGACGAGGGGAAACCTGTACCCAAAGCAGCCTTCAAAGAGCCCAAACTTACGGTCAGAGAGTCTAAGATGGATGGCATGTCTCCAAAAGGTGGTGGAGCAGTGACGGGTGGAGGGGGTCAGTTAGACACTCGAACCCCGAGCAAGCGGCCGTCATCTGCCATGGAGTCCCCGAAGCTAAGTACCAAGAAACAGAAGAGAATGGGCTCCGAGGGCATGAAGGGGCCTGTGAGCGGAGGCTACAGCAGCAACTCTCCCCGTATTACCTCAACAACACCCTCCACATACCCTGAGAAGAAAACCCCTAAAGATAAAGTCCACTGGCCCAAGATGAAACCAGAGGCGCAGGAAGTGAAAAGGCAGCCCGACTCTGATGAATCCAACTCTGAGGATGAAGCCTCTTCCAAATCAGAG TCGGCTCCATCCAGTCCATCAAGTTCCAGCTCGAGCTCCAGCTCTGATTCTGACTTTGAGCCATCGCAGAAGCAAGGCCAAG GGCCGCTTCGTTCTATGGTAGAGGATATGCACTCTGAAGGCTCTGACGATGACAGCAGCTCTGAGGTTGAGACGCCAATGAAATCAACTCCACCCAATCAGGACTCTCG TTTAAGCATGGACAGTGAGAGTGATGGCAATGAGGAGTCCCGTCCTCCCAGCCAGGAAGCCCCCTCACCTCTACCCAAACTGAGCGCAGCAAACCTCAAG ATGTTAGGAAAAAAGAGCCCAGACTCTTGCACCCGTGAGAAGATGCTCAAGAGGGGATACGACAAGGTAGGAAGG GCTTATACAGAAGAGCTTGTGGACCTCCATCGCAGGCTGATGGCTCTGAGAGAGAGGAATATTTTACAGCAG ATTGTAAACCTCATTGAGAAGACTGGCCATTTCAACATCACCAATACAACCTTTGACTTTGACCTGTTCTCCTTGGATGAATCAACTGTGCGTAAACTCCAGAGCTACCTGGAAGCCACGTCCACATGA
- the mllt1b gene encoding MLLT1 super elongation complex subunit b isoform X1 has translation MENMCTVQVKLELGHRAQLRKKVTNEGFTHDWMVFVRGPEACDIQHFVERVVFRLHESFPKPKRVCKEPPYKVEESGYAGFLMPIEVYFKNKEEPKKVCFNYDLFLNLEGNPPVNHLRCEKLTFNNPTHEFRRKLVKAGGAIVVPEGAEMMPRPSPDYPMLPTIPLSAFSDPKKIKSSHAVKESSKDGGSGSSKGLKAHKVTKEHRERTRKDSESKATSRESDREGSKSSRDQSSSSFSKKAPDGRGKDEGKPVPKAAFKEPKLTVRESKMDGMSPKGGGAVTGGGGQLDTRTPSKRPSSAMESPKLSTKKQKRMGSEGMKGPVSGGYSSNSPRITSTTPSTYPEKKTPKDKVHWPKMKPEAQEVKRQPDSDESNSEDEASSKSEQSAPSSPSSSSSSSSSDSDFEPSQKQGQGPLRSMVEDMHSEGSDDDSSSEVETPMKSTPPNQDSRLSMDSESDGNEESRPPSQEAPSPLPKLSAANLKMLGKKSPDSCTREKMLKRGYDKVGRAYTEELVDLHRRLMALRERNILQQIVNLIEKTGHFNITNTTFDFDLFSLDESTVRKLQSYLEATST, from the exons ATGGAGAACATG TGCACTGTGCAGGTGAAACTGGAGCTGGGACACAGAGCCCAGTTAAGGAAGAAAGTCACTAATGAGGGCTTCACACATGACTGGATGGTGTTTGTTCGGGGCCCAGAGGCATGTGACATCCAGCACTTTGTGGAGAGAGTTGTCTTCCGCCTTCACGAAAGCTTCCCAAAACCTAAGAGAG tttgTAAAGAGCCCCCCTATAAAGTGGAAGAGTCTGGCTATGCTGGTTTCCTCATGCCCATAGAGGTCTATTTCAAAAACAAG GAGGAGCCTAAAAAGGTGTGCTTTAATTATGATCTTTTCTTGAACCTGGAGGGCAACCCACCTGTCAACCACCTGCGCTGTGAGAAGCTTACGTTTAATAACCCCACACACGAGTTTCGACGCAAGCTGGTCAAGGCCGGTGGG GCTATAGTTGTTCCTGAGGGAGCAGAGATGATGCCAAGGCCCAGTCCAGATTATCCAATGCTGCCGACTATTCCACTTTCTGCCTTCTCAGACCCCAAGAAGATCAAGTCCTCTCATGCAGTAAAG GAGTCAAGTAAAGATGGAGGAAGTGGGAGCAGCAAAGGCCTTAAAGCCCATAAGGTAACCAAAGAGCACAGAGAGCGCACGCGAAAGGACTCTGAGAGCAAGGCCACGTCCCGAGAGAGCGATCGTGAGGGCAGCAAGTCCTCACGAGACCAATCGTCATCCTCTTTTTCAAAGAAAGCCCCGGATGGTAGAGGAAAAGACGAGGGGAAACCTGTACCCAAAGCAGCCTTCAAAGAGCCCAAACTTACGGTCAGAGAGTCTAAGATGGATGGCATGTCTCCAAAAGGTGGTGGAGCAGTGACGGGTGGAGGGGGTCAGTTAGACACTCGAACCCCGAGCAAGCGGCCGTCATCTGCCATGGAGTCCCCGAAGCTAAGTACCAAGAAACAGAAGAGAATGGGCTCCGAGGGCATGAAGGGGCCTGTGAGCGGAGGCTACAGCAGCAACTCTCCCCGTATTACCTCAACAACACCCTCCACATACCCTGAGAAGAAAACCCCTAAAGATAAAGTCCACTGGCCCAAGATGAAACCAGAGGCGCAGGAAGTGAAAAGGCAGCCCGACTCTGATGAATCCAACTCTGAGGATGAAGCCTCTTCCAAATCAGAG CAGTCGGCTCCATCCAGTCCATCAAGTTCCAGCTCGAGCTCCAGCTCTGATTCTGACTTTGAGCCATCGCAGAAGCAAGGCCAAG GGCCGCTTCGTTCTATGGTAGAGGATATGCACTCTGAAGGCTCTGACGATGACAGCAGCTCTGAGGTTGAGACGCCAATGAAATCAACTCCACCCAATCAGGACTCTCG TTTAAGCATGGACAGTGAGAGTGATGGCAATGAGGAGTCCCGTCCTCCCAGCCAGGAAGCCCCCTCACCTCTACCCAAACTGAGCGCAGCAAACCTCAAG ATGTTAGGAAAAAAGAGCCCAGACTCTTGCACCCGTGAGAAGATGCTCAAGAGGGGATACGACAAGGTAGGAAGG GCTTATACAGAAGAGCTTGTGGACCTCCATCGCAGGCTGATGGCTCTGAGAGAGAGGAATATTTTACAGCAG ATTGTAAACCTCATTGAGAAGACTGGCCATTTCAACATCACCAATACAACCTTTGACTTTGACCTGTTCTCCTTGGATGAATCAACTGTGCGTAAACTCCAGAGCTACCTGGAAGCCACGTCCACATGA
- the mllt1b gene encoding MLLT1 super elongation complex subunit b isoform X4 yields the protein MENMCTVQVKLELGHRAQLRKKVTNEGFTHDWMVFVRGPEACDIQHFVERVVFRLHESFPKPKRVCKEPPYKVEESGYAGFLMPIEVYFKNKEEPKKVCFNYDLFLNLEGNPPVNHLRCEKLTFNNPTHEFRRKLVKAGGAIVVPEGAEMMPRPSPDYPMLPTIPLSAFSDPKKIKSSHAVKESSKDGGSGSSKGLKAHKVTKEHRERTRKDSESKATSRESDREGSKSSRDQSSSSFSKKAPDGRGKDEGKPVPKAAFKEPKLTVRESKMDGMSPKGGGAVTGGGGQLDTRTPSKRPSSAMESPKLSTKKQKRMGSEGMKGPVSGGYSSNSPRITSTTPSTYPEKKTPKDKVHWPKMKPEAQEVKRQPDSDESNSEDEASSKSESAPSSPSSSSSSSSSDSDFEPSQKQGQGPLRSMVEDMHSEGSDDDSSSEVETPMKSTPPNQDSRLSMDSESDGNEESRPPSQEAPSPLPKLSAANLKMLGKKSPDSCTREKMLKRGYDKAYTEELVDLHRRLMALRERNILQQIVNLIEKTGHFNITNTTFDFDLFSLDESTVRKLQSYLEATST from the exons ATGGAGAACATG TGCACTGTGCAGGTGAAACTGGAGCTGGGACACAGAGCCCAGTTAAGGAAGAAAGTCACTAATGAGGGCTTCACACATGACTGGATGGTGTTTGTTCGGGGCCCAGAGGCATGTGACATCCAGCACTTTGTGGAGAGAGTTGTCTTCCGCCTTCACGAAAGCTTCCCAAAACCTAAGAGAG tttgTAAAGAGCCCCCCTATAAAGTGGAAGAGTCTGGCTATGCTGGTTTCCTCATGCCCATAGAGGTCTATTTCAAAAACAAG GAGGAGCCTAAAAAGGTGTGCTTTAATTATGATCTTTTCTTGAACCTGGAGGGCAACCCACCTGTCAACCACCTGCGCTGTGAGAAGCTTACGTTTAATAACCCCACACACGAGTTTCGACGCAAGCTGGTCAAGGCCGGTGGG GCTATAGTTGTTCCTGAGGGAGCAGAGATGATGCCAAGGCCCAGTCCAGATTATCCAATGCTGCCGACTATTCCACTTTCTGCCTTCTCAGACCCCAAGAAGATCAAGTCCTCTCATGCAGTAAAG GAGTCAAGTAAAGATGGAGGAAGTGGGAGCAGCAAAGGCCTTAAAGCCCATAAGGTAACCAAAGAGCACAGAGAGCGCACGCGAAAGGACTCTGAGAGCAAGGCCACGTCCCGAGAGAGCGATCGTGAGGGCAGCAAGTCCTCACGAGACCAATCGTCATCCTCTTTTTCAAAGAAAGCCCCGGATGGTAGAGGAAAAGACGAGGGGAAACCTGTACCCAAAGCAGCCTTCAAAGAGCCCAAACTTACGGTCAGAGAGTCTAAGATGGATGGCATGTCTCCAAAAGGTGGTGGAGCAGTGACGGGTGGAGGGGGTCAGTTAGACACTCGAACCCCGAGCAAGCGGCCGTCATCTGCCATGGAGTCCCCGAAGCTAAGTACCAAGAAACAGAAGAGAATGGGCTCCGAGGGCATGAAGGGGCCTGTGAGCGGAGGCTACAGCAGCAACTCTCCCCGTATTACCTCAACAACACCCTCCACATACCCTGAGAAGAAAACCCCTAAAGATAAAGTCCACTGGCCCAAGATGAAACCAGAGGCGCAGGAAGTGAAAAGGCAGCCCGACTCTGATGAATCCAACTCTGAGGATGAAGCCTCTTCCAAATCAGAG TCGGCTCCATCCAGTCCATCAAGTTCCAGCTCGAGCTCCAGCTCTGATTCTGACTTTGAGCCATCGCAGAAGCAAGGCCAAG GGCCGCTTCGTTCTATGGTAGAGGATATGCACTCTGAAGGCTCTGACGATGACAGCAGCTCTGAGGTTGAGACGCCAATGAAATCAACTCCACCCAATCAGGACTCTCG TTTAAGCATGGACAGTGAGAGTGATGGCAATGAGGAGTCCCGTCCTCCCAGCCAGGAAGCCCCCTCACCTCTACCCAAACTGAGCGCAGCAAACCTCAAG ATGTTAGGAAAAAAGAGCCCAGACTCTTGCACCCGTGAGAAGATGCTCAAGAGGGGATACGACAAG GCTTATACAGAAGAGCTTGTGGACCTCCATCGCAGGCTGATGGCTCTGAGAGAGAGGAATATTTTACAGCAG ATTGTAAACCTCATTGAGAAGACTGGCCATTTCAACATCACCAATACAACCTTTGACTTTGACCTGTTCTCCTTGGATGAATCAACTGTGCGTAAACTCCAGAGCTACCTGGAAGCCACGTCCACATGA